One segment of Kiritimatiellia bacterium DNA contains the following:
- a CDS encoding GTPase HflX has product DTVGFIRHLPPGLVASFRSTLEEIRESDMLLVVADAAHGHVREQISVVYKTLEEMGAGRIPRLLLMNKTDRIKDQDELARAFPGALFISARSKDGLAELKKTMAGMIPAAG; this is encoded by the coding sequence CCGACACGGTCGGCTTCATCCGCCATCTGCCGCCCGGCCTGGTGGCTTCATTTCGTTCAACGCTTGAAGAAATACGCGAGTCGGATATGCTTCTGGTTGTGGCGGATGCCGCCCATGGCCATGTCCGCGAACAAATCAGCGTGGTTTATAAAACCCTGGAGGAAATGGGGGCGGGGCGGATTCCGCGGCTGCTGTTGATGAACAAAACCGACCGCATCAAGGATCAGGACGAATTGGCCCGCGCGTTTCCGGGGGCGCTTTTTATTTCGGCGCGGAGCAAGGACGGGCTGGCGGAGCTGAAAAAA